From Pungitius pungitius chromosome 9, fPunPun2.1, whole genome shotgun sequence, one genomic window encodes:
- the LOC119217395 gene encoding spectrin beta chain, non-erythrocytic 1-like isoform X2: MSGERLPKPTKGRMRIHCLENVDKALQFLKEQRVHLENMGCHDIVDGNHRLTLGLIWTIILRFQIQDISVETEDNKEKRSAKDALLLWCQMKTAGYSNVNIRNFSTSWRDGMAFNALIHKHRPDLIDFDKLKKSNAHYNLQNAFNLAEQHLGVTQLLDPEDISVDHPDEKSVITYVVTYYHYFSKMKALKVEGKRIGKVLDNAIETEKMVEKYESLASDLLEWIEQTIIILNNRKFANSLVGVQQQLQAFNTYRTVEKPPKFTEKGNLEVLLFTIQSKMRANNQKVYMPREGKLISDINKAWERLEKAEHERELALRMELIRQEKLEQLARRFDRKAAMRETWLSENQRLVSQDNFGFDLQAVDAATKKHEAIETDIAAYEERVQAVVSVAKELEAELYHDIKRITARKDNVIRLWEYLLELLKARRQRLEMNLGLQRVFQEMLYIMDWMDEMKMLLLSQDYGKHLLGVEDLLQKHALVEADIAIQADRVKAVGTNATKFSVNNDGYKPCNPQVIQDRVSHLEFCYQELTQLAAERRVHLEESRRLWKFFWEMAEEEGWIREKEQILSSVEHSKDLTGALRLLSQQRALEDEMSGRAGHLKHTIVEGRAMVQSDHFAATKIQERMDDLQAQWAALEQLAAARRKRLEEALALHQFQVDADDVDAWTLDALRIVSSGETGHDEFSTQALFRKHKDASAEVASYRPVIDSLHEQAALLPQEEAESEEVRRRLAGIEERHKEVTELTKLRKQALHDALARYKMFSEANACEVWIEEKEQWLNSLEIPEKLEDLEVVQHRFESLEPEMNNQASRVAVVNQIARQLVHNGHPSEKDIRTQQDKLNNRWSQFRNLVDQKKESLNSALGVQNYHLDCNETKSWIKEKTKVIESTQELGNDLTGVMALQRKLSGMERDLTAIEDKLRHLQGEAERLAEEHPDQAKAITGRLAEITSVWEEMKNTLKNREESLGEARKLQQFLRELDDFQTWLSRTQTAIASEDMPNTLAEAEKLMAQHEGIKNEIRNYEEDYQKMRDMGDTVTQGQTDAQHMFLRQRLQALDTGWNELHKMWENRQNLLAQSHAYQLFLRDTKQAEAFLNNQEYVLAHTEMPTTLEGAEAAIKKQEDFMTTMDANEDKINGVVEAGRRLASDGNINSERIQERVGSVDDRHKKNREAATELLMRLKDNRDLQKFLQDCQELSLWINEKMLTAQDMTYDEARNLHSKWLKHQAFMAELQSNKEWLDKIQKDGMLLVSEKPETEVVVKEKMAGLHAMWEELESTTQTKAQCLFDANKAELFTQSCADLDKWMGGLEGQIQSDDYGKDLTSVNILLKKQQMLEKQVEVRQKEVVELQTQVKALGQEVKDTDEVNSRRQLVEMKFQELLEPLRCRKNFLVESREIHQFNRDVEDEILWVQERMSMVTSSDHGHNLQTVQLLIKKNQTLQKEIQGHQPRIDDILERSRGLLKDVVRQRLEDLQELWRRLMEEAELRHGRLEEAHKAQQYYFDAAEAEAWMSEQELYMMSEEKAKDEMSAVTMQKKHQIVEQAAEDYAETVHQLSKTSRGLVTDGHPESERIGMRQSQVDKLYAGLKDLSEERRGKLDERLRLFQLNREVDDLEQWIAEREVVAGSHELGQDYEHVTMLQERFREFARDTGNIGQERVDAVNRLADELINAGHGDAATVAEWKDGLNEAWADLLELIDTRTQILAASFELHKFYHDAKEILGRILDKQKKLPEEVGRDQNTVETLQRMHTTFEHDIQALGTQVRQLQDDAVRLQSAYAGDKADDIQRRESEVLESWRSLLEACDGRRLRLLDTGDKFRFFSMVRDLMLWMEDVIRGIEAQENPRDVSSVELLMNNHQGIKAEIDARNDSFTACIELGKSLLARKHYASGEIKEKLLQLTDKRKEMIDKWEDRWEWLRLILEVHQFSRDAGVAEAWLLGQEPYLSGREMGQSVDDVEKLIKRHEAFEKSAATWEERFSALERLTTLELLEVRRLQEEEERMRRPPSPEPVVVLEEEPQQHSGLITQNGLPSDQDSPRDGGEKGDLVNGVCQRSSKEPSPGASPTSSRKSKTSQSSTLPPKGQDPPPQLEGLLHRKHEWEAPNKKASNRSWHHVFCVLTNHELGFYKDSKAATQGAHYHNQAPVSLREAACDVASEYKKKKHVFKLRVTDGNEFLFQAKDEEEMSTWIQAILNAGADRPDPAGSGPGTPASGRSQTLPLGGDSSPGKREKDKEKEKEKRFSLFSKKKQ, translated from the exons atgtCAGGGGAGAGGCTG CCAAAGCCCACCAAAGGCCGGATGCGTATTCACTGTCTGGAGAACGTGGACAAAGCTCTTCAGTTCCTGAAGGAGCAGCGGGTTCACCTGGAGAACATGGGTTGTCACGACATTGTGGACGGGAACCATCGGCTGACTCTGGGCCTCATCTGGACCATCATCCTCCGCTTCCAG ATTCAGGACATCAGTGTGGAGACCGAAGACAACAAAGAGAAGAGATCTGCTAAAGACGCTCTGCTGCTTTGGTGTCAGATGAAGACGGCCGG ATATTCCAACGTGAACATCCGCAACTTCAGCACCAGCTGGAGGGACGGCATGGCCTTCAATGCTCTCATCCACAAACACAG ACCAGATCTGATTGATTTTGACAAACTGAAGAAATCCAACGCTCACTACAACCTGCAGAACGCTTTCAACCTGGCAGAGCAGCACCTGGGCGTCACGCAGCTGCTGGACCCAGAGG ATATCAGCGTGGACCATCCTGATGAGAAGTCTGTCATCACCTATGTGGTGACGTATTACCACTACTTTTCCAAGATGAAAGCTCTGAAGGTGGAAGGCAAACGCATCGGAAAG GTGTTGGATAACGCCATCGAGACGGAGAAGATGGTCGAAAAGTACGAGTCTCTGGCCTCAGACCTGCTGGAGTGGATCGAACAGACCATCATCATCCTCAACAACAGGAAGTTCGCCAACTCTCTCGTtggtgtccagcagcagcttcaggccTTCAACACCTACCGAACTGTGGAGAAACCCCCAAA GTTCACAGAGAAGGGGAACCTGGAGGTTCTTCTGTTCACCATCCAGAGTAAGATGAGAGCCAACAACCAGAAGGTCTACATGCCCCGAGAGGGAAAACTCATCTCCGATATCAACAAG GCCTGGGAGCGGCTGGAGAAGGCGGAGCACGAGAGGGAGCTGGCTCTGAGGATGGAGCTGATTCGTCAGGAGAAACTGGAGCAACTTGCCAGGCGCTTCGACCGCAAGGCGGCCATGAGGGAGACTTGGCTGAGCGAGAACCAGCGCCTGGTGTCGCAG GACAACTTTGGTTTTGACCTCCAGGCCGTCGACGCGGCCACCAAGAAGCACGAGGCCATCGAGACGGACATTGCGGCGTACGAGGAGCGCGTCCAGGCTGTGGTCTCTGTGGcgaaggagctggaggcggagctctACCACGACATCAAACGCATCACAGCCAGGAAGGACAACGTGATCCGGCTGTGGGAGtacctgctggagctgctgaaggcCCGCAGACAGAGACTGGAGATGAACCTGGGCCTGCAGAGAGTCTTCCAGGAGATGCTCTACATCATGGACTGGATGGATGAGATGAAG ATGTTGCTGCTGTCTCAGGATTATGGCAAGCATCTGTTAGGCGTTGAAGACCTGCTGCAGAAACACGCCCTGGTGGAGGCTGACATCGCCATCCAGGCTGACCGGGTGAAGGCCGTCGGCACCAATGCCACCAAGTTCTCAGTCAACAATGACG GCTACAAGCCCTGCAACCCTCAGGTCATCCAGGACCGGGTCTCCCACCTGGAGTTCTGCTACCAGGAACTGACCCAGCTGGCCGCTGAGCGCCGCGTCCACCTGGAGGAGTCCCGCCGCCTGTGGAAGTTCTTCTGGGAGATGGCCGAAGAGGAAGGCTGGATCCGTGAGAAGGAGCAGATCCTGTCCTCTGTGGAGCACAGCAAGGACCTGACGGGGGCGCTGCGCCTCCTTAGCCAGCAGCGCGCTCTGGAGGATGAGATGAGTGGTCGCGCCGGCCACCTCAAGCACACCATTGTGGAGGGCCGGGCTATGGTGCAGAGCGACCACTTCGCTGCCACCAAGATCCAGGAGCGCATGGATGACCTGCAGGCCCAGTGGGCGGCGCTGGAGCAGCtggcggcggcgaggaggaaaAGGCTGGAGGAGGCGCTGGCTCTGCACCAGTTCCAGGTCGATGCGGATGATGTCGACGCCTGGACACTGGACGCCCTGCGAATCGTCTCCAGCGGAGAGACGGGCCACGACGAATTCTCCACCCAGGCCCTCTTCAGGAAGCACAAGGACGCCTCGGCGGAGGTGGCCAGCTACCGGCCGGTCATCGACTCCCTCCACGAGCAGGCCGCCCTGCTGCCTCAGGAGGAGGCTGAGTCGGAGGAGGTGCGGCGACGTCTGGCCGGCATTGAGGAGCGCCACAAGGAGGTGACCGAACTGACGAAGCTGAGGAAGCAGGCCCTGCACGACGCTCTGGCACGCTACAAGATGTTCAGCGAGGCCAACGCCTGTGAGGTTTGGatcgaggagaaggagcagtggCTGAACAGCCTGGAGATCCCCGAGAaactggaggacctggaggtcGTACAGCACAG GTTCGAGAGTCTGGAGCCGGAGATGAACAACCAGGCGTCCCGTGTGGCCGTGGTGAACCAGATTGCTCGGCAGCTGGTGCACAATGGCCACCCGAGTGAAAAGGACATCAGGACGCAGCAGGACAAACTCAACAACCG CTGGAGCCAGTTCAGAAACCTGGTCGACCAGAAGAAAGAGTCCCTGAACTCTGCTCTGGGCGTGCAGAACTACCACCTGGACTGCAACGAGACAAAATCCTGGATCAAGGAGAAGACCAAAGTCATCGAGTCCACTCAGGAGCTGGGCAACGACCTCACCGGGGTCATGGCCCTGCAGCGCAAACTGAGCGGCATGGAGCGCGACCTTACCGCCATCGAGGACAAACTGCGCCACCTGCAGGGCGAGGCCGAGCGGCTGGCCGAGGAGCACCCCGACCAGGCCAAGGCCATCACGGGCCGTCTGGCCGAGATCACCTCCGTCTGGGAGGAAATGAAGAACACCCTGAAGAACCGAGAGGAGTCTCTGGGCGAGGCCCGGAAGCTGCAGCAGTTCCTGCGCGAGCTGGACGACTTCCAGACCTGGCTGTCCCGCACGCAGACGGCCATCGCCTCCGAGGACATGCCCAACACTCTGGCGGAGGCCGAGAAGCTGATGGCCCAGCACGAAGGCATCAAGAACGAGATCCGGAACTACGAAGAGGACTACCAGAAGATGCGGGACATGGGGGACACGGTGACGCAGGGCCAGACAGACGCTCAGCACATGTTCCTTCGACAGAGGCTGCAGGCACTCGACACCGGCTGGAACGAACTGCACAAGATGTGGGAGAACCGGCAGAACCTGCTGGCCCAGTCTCATGCCTATCAGCTGTTCCTCAGGGACACCAAGCAGGCCGAGGCCTTCCTCAACAACCAG GAGTACGTCCTGGCTCACACCGAGATGCCCACCACCCTGGAAGGCGCAGAGGCCGCCATCAAGAAGCAGGAGGACTTCATGACCACCATGGACGCCAACGAGGACAAGATCAACGGCGTGGTGGAGGCCGGCAGGCGGCTGGCCAGCGACGGGAACATCAACAGCGAGCGCATCCAGGAGAGGGTCGGCTCCGTCGACGACAG GCACAAGAAGAACCGCGAGGCGGCCACGGAGCTTCTGATGAGACTGAAGGACAACCGAGATCTGCAGAAGTTCCTGCAGGACTGCCAGGAG ctgtCTCTGTGGATCAATGAGAAGATGCTCACGGCTCAGGACATGACCTACGACGAGGCCAGGAACCTGCACAGCAAGTGGCTGAAACACCAGGCCTTCATGGCCGAACTTCAGTCCAACAAGGAGTGGCTGGACAAGATCCAGAAG GATGGGATGCTGTTGGTGTCGGAGAAGCCAGAGACGGAGGTGGTGGTGAAGGAGAAGATGGCGGGGCTCCACGCCATGTGGGAGGAGCTAGAGTCGACCACGCAGACCAAAGCTCAGTGTCTGTTCGACGCCAACAAGGCCGAGCTGTTCACTCAGAGCTGCGCAGACCTGGACAAGTGGATGGGAGGCCTGGAGGGTCAGATCCAGTCCGACGACTACGGCAAAGACCTGACCTCCGTCAACATCCTGCTGAAGAAACAACAG ATGCTGGAGAAGCAGGTGGAGGTGCGGCagaaggaggtggtggagctgcAGACCCAGGTCAAGGCTCTGGGTCAGGAGGTGAAGGACACTGACGAGGTGAACAGTCGGAGGCAGCTGGTGGAGATGAAGttccaggagctgctggagccgCTTCGCTGCAGGAAGAACTTCCTGGTGGAGTCCAGAGAAATTCACCAGTTCAACCGAGACGTGGAGGACGAGATC CTGTGGGTTCAGGAGAGGATGTCCATGGTCACGTCCTCCGACCACGGACACAACCTGCAGACGGTGCAGCTGCTCATCAAGAAGAACCAG ACTCTGCAGAAGGAGATCCAGGGCCATCAGCCTCGTATCGACGACATCCTGGAGCGCAGCCGGGGCCTCCTGAAGGACGTCGTCCGCCAGCGCCTGGAAGACCTGCAGGAGCTGTGGAGGCGGCtgatggaggaggcggagcttcgcCATGGCCGGCTGGAGGAGGCACACAAAGCCCAGCAGTACTACTTTGACGCGGCCGAGGCCGAGGCTTGGATGAGCGAGCAGGAGCTGTACATGATGTCGGAGGAGAAGGCCAAG GACGAGATGAGCGCCGTCACCATGCAGAAGAAGCATCAGATCGTGGAGCAGGCGGCGGAGGACTACGCCGAGACCGTCCACCAGCTGTCCAAGACCAGCAGAGGACTGGTGACGGATGGACACCCTGAGAG tgagcgGATCGGCATGCGCCAGTCTCAGGTGGATAAACTGTACGCCGGCCTGAAGGACCTATCGGAGGAGAGGCGGGGCAAACTAGACGAGAGGCTCCGCCTCTTCCAGCTGAACCGCGAGGTGGACGACCTGGAGCAGTGGATCGCTGAGCGCGAGGTGGTGGCCGGGTCACACGAGCTGGGACAGGACTACGAGCACGTCACC ATGCTGCAGGAGCGATTCCGCGAGTTCGCCCGGGACACCGGGAACATCGGGCAGGAGCGCGTGGACGCCGTCAACCGGCTGGCGGACGAGCTCATCAACGCCGGGCACGGCGACGCGGCGACAGTAGCGGAGTGGAAGGATGGGCTGAATGAGGCCTGGGCCGACCTGCTGGAGCTCATCGACACCAGGACGCAGATCCTCGCTGCCTCCTTCGAGCTGCACAAGTTCTACCACGACGCCAAGGAGATCCTGGGACGCATCCTGGACAAACAGAAGAAGCTGCCAGAGGAGGTGGGCCGAGACCAGAACACGGTGGAGACGCTTCAGAGGATGCACACCACCTTCGAGCACGACATCCAGGCCCTGGGGACACAG GTGAGGCAGCTGCAGGATGACGCAGTGCGTCTCCAGTCGGCGTATGCCGGAGACAAAGCAGACGACATTCAGCGGCGGGAGAGCGAGGTGCTCGAGTCCTGGAGGAGTCTGCTGGAGGCCTGCGACGGAcggaggctccgcctcctcgaCACCGGAGACAAGTTCAGGTTCTTCAGCATGGTTCGGGACCTCATGCTGTGGATGGAGGATGTGATCCGGGGCATCGAGGCCCAGGAGAACCCCAG AGACGTCTCCTCTGTGGAGCTTCTCATGAACAACCACCAGGGCATCAAGGCCGAGATCGATGCCCGGAACGACAGCTTCACCGCCTGCATCGAGCTGGGGAAGAGCCTGCTGGCTAGGAAGCACTACGCCTcgggggag ATCAAAGAGAAGCTCCTGCAGCTGACAGACAAGAGGAAAGAGATGATTGACAAGTGGGAGGACCGATGGGAGTGGCTTCGACTCA TCCTGGAGGTGCACCAGTTCTCCCGTGACGCCGGTGTTGCCGAGGCCTGGCTGCTGGGTCAGGAGCCCTACCTGTCAGGTAGAGAGATGGGTCAGAGCGTGGACGACGTGGAGAAGCTCATCAAACGCCACGAGGCCTTCGAGAAGTCGGCCGCCACCTGGGAAGAGCGGTTCTCTGCTCTGGAGAGGCTGACCACG ctggagctgctggaggtgaggaggctgcaggaggaggaggagaggatgaggaggccaCCATCTCCAGAACCTGTtgtggtgctggaggaggagcctcAGCAGCACAG CGGCCTCATCACTCAGAACGGGCTCCCATCGGACCAGGACTCTCCCCGG gacgggggggaaaaaggagatCTGGTGAACGGCGTCTGCCAGCGGAGCTCCAAGGAGCCAAGTCCTGGCGCCTCGCCGACCTCCAGCAGAAAGAGTAAGACCAGCCAGTCCTCCACGCTGCCCCCCAAAggccaggaccccccccctcagctggaGGGTCTCCTGCACCGCAAGCACGAGTGGGAGGCCCCCAACAAGAAGGCCTCCAACAG GTCGTGGCACCACGTGTTCTGCGTCCTTACCAACCACGAGCTGGGCTTCTACAAAGACAGCAAGGCCGCGACTCAGGGAGCCCACTACCACAACCAGGCCCCCGTCAGCCTGAGGGAGGCCGCGTGTGACGTAGCCTCAGagtacaagaagaagaaacacgtCTTCAAACTCCG AGTGACGGATGGAAACGAGTTTCTGTTTCAAGCCAAAGATGAA GAGGAAATGAGCACCTGGATCCAGGCCATCCTGaacgccggcgccgaccggccTGACCCGGCGGGTAGCGGCCCCGGCACGCCGGCGTCGGGCCGCTCTCAGACTCTGCCCCTCGGTGGCGACTCGAGTCCCGgcaagagagagaaggacaaggagaaggagaaggagaagcgcTTCAGTCTGTTCAGCAAGAAGAAACAGTAG